The Schistocerca piceifrons isolate TAMUIC-IGC-003096 chromosome 11, iqSchPice1.1, whole genome shotgun sequence genome includes the window CAATAAGGTGCACTGAACCTGCATCAGGAAAGTATGTTGTTTGCAAACAAAGGCTGGTCTGTCACCACAATACTCGCAGTATAAAAGTTCATGGTTCAGTGCAAAGGGCAACAAAAAACACTAACTGTCCATCAAAAATGACAGTGACAATTCATGCCGTGCATGATAGATACAGAGGTAAGTCTGTAGAGAAAGCAATGCTCTACAAGGAAATGCCGTGTGAGGTTAACTTGGTGTTGGGTCATAACCACAGTGTTGAGAGTGCTGCTGCTTTAAGATTTAGACAACCATCAAGTGAtgtcaaagaaaaattaatatcCCTGTTTGAAAGAGGTCATTCACCAGCCACTGCTCTTGAGTCAATAAAGGTTGAAATTCAGCTGAATTGTTCAGATTACCCTTTAGTCCTTGCAGACAGAAGCAGGTGTCCTGATTACAACTTTTGCCACTATTTGTTCAACAAAGTTTTTAAGAAAAAGTATGGGCCAACAGACTTGAACAAAGATGGAAAGCAGCTGTTACAACAGAGGTTAGAGGAATACAACAGCGAAGTTGGAGCTGTGTGTGCCAAGATGATTCAGTAAGATGATGATTATATAGTATGGTAAGAGTATATTTACAAATTTGTAGTCTGATGAAAACTTTATGCATGTACATTTAGCTACTATTAATATTTGTATAATTGTTTTTCAGCATTTGCTCACCACTGATGCAAAAAGTCCATACTCGTGTAAAAGCTGCTTCCAAACTTGTATTTATGGATTCCACTGGTTCTCTGGATCATGACAGCAGCAGAGTGTTCGTTTTACTTACTCACAGTGAGTGTGGAGGTTTACCACTAGGAGTTCTGATTATGTCTTCAGAAAGCTGCGGAGTTATAGAAATGGGACTAGAGTTGCTGAAAGAGATAGTGGGGGAAAATATTTTGGGGGAAACATCAATGGCCCAAGTGTGTTTCTGACTGACGACAGCCAGTCAGAACAAAATGCAATTAGAAGGTGCTTCCCAAACACAAAAGCTTTGTTGTGTA containing:
- the LOC124720124 gene encoding uncharacterized protein LOC124720124, encoding MKKCCASGTRARNFVLITTHYCVCIEANEPVGLGLYVYAFPASACPPYCILEMISFEDSVVYKRKAEVFEILPQWKTRVLELHRNDCNVQEIKSLNILVDVKSRDEFGQWLAQFENTTKTIYTIRCTEPASGKYVVCKQRLVCHHNTRSIKVHGSVQRATKNTNCPSKMTVTIHAVHDRYRGKSVEKAMLYKEMPCEVNLVLGHNHSVESAAALRFRQPSSDVKEKLISLFERGHSPATALESIKVEIQLNCSDYPLVLADRSRCPDYNFCHYLFNKVFKKKYGPTDLNKDGKQLLQQRLEEYNSEVGAVCAKMIHICSPLMQKVHTRVKAASKLVFMDSTGSLDHDSSRVFVLLTHSECGGLPLGVLIMSSESCGVIEMGLELLKEIVGENILGETSMAQVCF